tataacataaataccaaaaaggctaaaactggtgattcgaatctcatatttctgtggcattgtcgattaggccatataaacataaagcgcatggaattacttcaacggaaaggaattctagaatcattcgacttagagaagattgatcaatgcgaatcttgtttacttggaaaaatgacaaagcaacctttctcaaaagtgggagaaagagcaagcgaactactagggctaatacatacggacgtatgtgggcctatgagtacgaaagctagaggtgagttcagctattttataacgtttacggacgacttcagtagatatggctatatttacttaatgaagcacaagtctgaatcgtttgagaaattccgagaatttcaaaattaagtagagaatcaacatggcaagaaaatcaaagctctaagatcggatcgaggaggtgaatatcttagccacgagtttgatgaccatctaaaagaatgcggtattctttccgaattgactgctccggggacacctcaatggaatggagtgtcggaacagagaaacaggaccttactcgatatggtcaggtcaatgatgggtcaggccgaacttcctttacagttctggggacatgcgttgcaaactgcagcactcacactgaattgtgctccgtcaaaagctgtttaaaagactccatacgaattatggactgggaaacttccaaagttgtcttttctgaagatttggggttgcgaagcatatgtcaagcgatttggagttgcgaagcatatgtcaagttgtcttttctgaagatttggagtcctaaagacttgttcttgttcggttcgggagcagctagggaaggcacgctacaaagtgtatgcatctaaattatgctatatgattatgtgtaaataatatgtttcctgccattaaggttttccgcatgatttatgttttgtcatatgtatcataacctaacaatgggcATCCTCATTGATGTCCAAGACGACAAAATCAACGGGGATCACTAATCCGCCCACTCTCAAGAGTACATCCTGAATCTTGCCAATAGGGTACTTGACCGAACGGTCGGCAAGTTGCAATGTAATGTTGGTTGGGGCAAGATCACCAACTTCAAGCTTGGCGAACACCGAATAAGGCATTAGACTAACGCTAGCACCCAAATCACACAAGGCCTTGCTTATTTCAAGCTCCTTAAtagcacaagggatagaaaaactcccCGGGTCTTTCAGTTTGGGTGGCATTTGGTTAAGAATAATAGCACTACAATTCTCGGTGAGGTTCACCGTCTCCTTTACGCCGCAATTCCGCTTCCCACTCAAGATTTTTTTAAGAAATCTTGAGTAGGTAGGCATTTGTTTCAACGCATCCGTAAAGGGGAGAGTGATATGCAATTTTCGAAGATTCTCAAGAAATTTTGAGAATTGCACATCTAACTTGTGCCTTATGAATCTTTGGGGATAGGGAAGTTTAGGAGTGGGGAGAGGTATAAGAGTTTCCTCTTTTTGTATAGGAGTGTCTCCCACATCATCGATGGGAGGCTCCTCTTCTACCACATCATTGTCGCTAGACTCAACGACTCCCTCTTGATCCTTCCCATTGGACTTAGGATCCTCATTGGCTCTAGGAACATCATCCAAAgtcttcccactccttgtcaTGATTGCAtacacactactacaaaaataggtTTATAGAGCTGTTAAAATAGACTATATAAAGCGCCTCTAAGGCGCTCTccagctcaatgctttataaagtttataaaacggTTGGAAGAGGCGCTTTATATGTCAGATCATATATGACGTTGGTGTGAGAAAGGTGCTCTATATACCCTTcttaaaatcaattaattaagaagGAATATAGAGCGCTTGCCATAGTTAACTGTTAAATAAGCATTAACATATATAACTGCCAAGGTAGATAGGCGCTTTATATGGTGCCCTGTTTCAATTAGCATAGAGAGCGCCTGTTACAGATAACTGTCATGTATTCCCtgcttattttaaaaaaaatatatattataaaattaccgtaatttataataatattataaattacggtaattttataatatatatttttttggtaatttttaatattatataaATATTTGGGAATACTATCATCACGcaccaaaaataaatagatacaATCGATCATATCCAATCAATCTACCAAAAGGCAACATAtttcatatacgaagtataaaataaattcatGTCCAAATCCTTTCATTCAATATTAAAATCTTATCATTCATTGACAAATAATCTATATAAGGTATAGTACAaccaaaagaaaattaaataccTATCTAATGTCAAAAAAGAGAAAGTACAAAAATAGTTTGTTAACCAATATCATCTGTCGAGCTAGCCAAACTCACACATATagatcatcatcttcatcgttAGTTGGCTGGTGATATCAGGTAACATATGAGATCCACCTATCCCTTAGCTCGTCAATCAGTTGTTGAGAATACGTGGGAGGAGCTTTGTTAAAATACTACAAGACAAGGTAAACATAAGTTAATATACATTTTGTAGACAGAATTTAGGAGCTAAGTGTACATCCTGTACAAGTACATTTCACTGCACAAATCTGAAATTAAGTGGCATGCATATGAATATTGAAATCTGCTGGACTATTACATCCTGTACAAGTACATTTACTGCACAAATCTGAAATTAAGTGGCAtgcatatgaataatgaaattAAGTGGCTAACATGTTACAGTGCTTCCGTTTGGATGGTTCTGTCAGTATGGAGTAGTCAAGGTTAGAGGTGCTATGTAGAGCTTGCTGCAGCTGGTGTAGTGCTTCAGTTTCTAAAGTCAGCAGGTTTGGACTTCTCAGATCGGTATAGGCTCATTATGTGCACTCTTGAGCTGTTGTGGCTGTACTAAAGCGGTGGTGTTTGCGGGTGGTTTATTGGTGGTTCAGGTTTGGAGTTATTGTAGGATTTTGTTAGCAGCTACTTGTTGTATGTGTGTTCTTGCAGTATTGGTTACTTTGTTGCTGTAGTTGTCAGTTTAAACATTAAAGTCAACTGACCAATGTTGACTTTTGGAGGGTGTTAGTGTTGCTTCACTTGCTTGTGTAATACTGTTATCTTGTTTTGgttgttttgatttcaaattgtAATGCATTTATACTCAGTTTTTTTAGTGATTTAGAACTTCTATGTTTCTATACTAAATAACAAGTTCCGTCCATCCACCATTTGGTTTCCTTTAGTTCCTATTTCTATACTAAATAACAAGTTCCTGTTTCTATACTAAATAACAAGCTAGTTCCTGTTAGTTATGCCAGAACGCGTACTACTCTGCTGCTGTAAACTAGCTGCTGTAAACTAGCTGCTGTAAAATCAGTTTGAAAGTGTGTGGCCGCCCATTCTTCCTTCATTCTCTGTTCTTCTTCAGTTTCATACGGTATTTGGATAGAAGTAAAGGGGAGGTAGCAGTATCAGAAGCCAAATCAGCCTAACATTTACACTCCCATAAACCTAACCAGCCTAACATTTAGACTCCCATAAGCCAAACCAGCCTAACCAGCCAAACCAGCCTAACATCTACTCCAGAATCAGCAGCAATCAGGTCACAAGTACATGTTTTAGGCTATGAAACTTAGGCAAATGGAGGCACGAACCATATCACTCAGAAGCTAGATTAAACAAACCAATGTAATTGAACATGCAGAAAATCAAACAGGACTGACAAAGAACTCAGATGAAATTATGGTGAACAAAATCCATTTGAGAGAAAACTGACCAATCATCACAAATCAAGCATGCAGCAGCAGAAGAAATACAACCAGCAGCTCAAAGACACAATCATGCAGCGGAAGAAATACCTTGTCAGGAATGATCATATGTCTCGACTCTATTGTCTCGATCATGTAGCGACATACATAATATCCACTATCCTTGGAGCCTAGAGGTTGACGAGGGCACTATTACGCAAGAAAGATTAAATCAATTAAGCACCTAATAACACAAATTATTAACGAACTATGTATAGTGTTACAAAATTGTAAATACCTCTATTTGTTTCCACATAATGAAAGGATTCGTCTTTATTTTCGTGATGTCCTTTCGGTGTACCTTGCTAAATTTGATGATTGCCCTAAGTAATTGTAAAAGGTTTAGTTAAGTAAATAAAAATACGACAGGAAGAATATATGACAAAGTAAGTAATTTAGCACATACCTGTTGATTATTGTTTTAGCAAATCTAGGAGGTTCAGTTTGTGCTCCAGACGGATCTAGCCATTGCATCAATGCAACCCATGGACAAATAACAACTAACATCCAATGCTGACTACACATATAAAACATAAGTAATTTCATATACTTTGGATTTTAGAGGTTGCTTTTGCACAATATTGATTTAAAAGTTAGTACAAGTATTTAAACAAATGACTTACTCTTCAATATAAGGCACGAAGAAtagttgttttatgttttttccATCATTGCACGCAAAGACCCTAGCCAAATAGTCACATCGATCATCCTCTTTTTCCACATCTGTTAGCTGAGATAGATAAGTGCAGTCACAGAATCCATATAGCCCGGAGATACCTTGTGTTTTAACCATCTCACTCAGATGCCTTGcaaattaaaaaacaattaaCATCATTTTTCAAAAAGCAAAATATACATTTACTTGAAATTCTAAAGGGTACAACACACTTACATCattaaaatagaaaaatgaGATGATCTTATCTCTCTTT
This genomic stretch from Spinacia oleracea cultivar Varoflay chromosome 3, BTI_SOV_V1, whole genome shotgun sequence harbors:
- the LOC110783529 gene encoding uncharacterized protein — encoded protein: MTRSGKTLDDVPRANEDPKSNGKDQEGVVESSDNDVVEEEPPIDDVGDTPIQKEETLIPLPTPKLPYPQRFIRHKLDVQFSKFLENLRKLHITLPFTDALKQMPTYSRFLKKILSGKRNCGVKETVNLTENCSAIILNQMPPKLKDPGSFSIPCAIKELEISKALCDLGASVSLMPYSVFAKLEVGDLAPTNITLQLADRSVKYPIGKIQDVLLRVGGLVIPVDFVVLDINEDAHC